TGGCTAGTACTTTGGTTCATACCAAACCTTTTGCTGTTGTGGTATTGATGGCTAAACTATGGGAGCCTTTGCACTGATGCAGTGCCCTTTTGTATGATAGCTAGGCCCTAATGATAGCTAGAACTTGATATATATGTATGACATTATTGCCTTATGAGGCTAGTTAAATGAGTGGGACTCATTCTTATGTATGTCCATTCATCTTTGTTCAATTATCTCTTGATCATGATTATATATGAGCCTGCATCTGTTTGTTGAATATATGAGCTATATTCAGATTTGGAGGATGTGATTATTCAAATTTTCATGACGGTATCAAAGTATTTTCGTGATGGTTTCTCACTGTCACGAAAATAAGATGTTTTCATGACAGTGTGACCACATTTTCGTGGCAGTGCTGGGCTCTCACGAAAGTTATATATTTCGTGGTGGTTCATTCATTTTCATGACGGGTTCGTGCTCCCACGAAATTAGATTTCGTGGCGGCTATACACTCTCATGAAAATATATATTCCTGTGTGTTTTGGACCGCCACGAATTATTTTCGTGTCGTGTTTCTAAACCTGACGACACCCCATTTTCATGGCGGTGGTTCACCCCCACGAAAACGATACGTGACGGTTCACTTCCACGAAAACTCTATTTTCGTGGCGTTAGATTCGTGAGGGTTATTTCGTGACGGGCGCCCGTCACGAAACATTTTCGTGGCGGGATTCATAGTTTTCGTGACGGTTTCTCACTCTCACGAAATTTCTGTTTTCTGGTAGTGATTTAGTACACCAtacaagcgatttacaaaaattttatgttTTGGCTTTatagatctaaacagggccacaGTGCCATATATGAGTGTTCAGATTGACTGTCAAGCGTCAAAGAATCCTGGGCCGGGCAGGCAAAGCTGAAGCTGTGGTTGCCCCTGTACAGTTGAACTGGCAGCCGGATTCTCACTTGAGCTTGTTGCCttcgaaaaataaaaaaaaacgcaTGCCTTTGTCCCTTTCACCAAACAGAGCCTTGCAATTCTACAAGTATCAGATATTCAGATACTGGCGCTGACTAGCTTCGTGCCCCCTGAAGTCAAGATGTTCTCCATTCTTCAAAATAAAAGCAAGGTCAAAATTTTCAAGGTCAGACTTCTAAGCCCCAAGGCGCTCCTCGCTGTTGCTGGAGATGTGAGATGTGCACCGTAGGATGATCGGTCATAGACTACTCACTACTGCATGCGTCACACTTTGCATCGAATGATCGGCTGCCTCGCCCTGACGCCCTCGCACTTGCTGGTTTGACGAGTTGACGACTACATTGGCATGCATACGGCTTTCTAGCATAAAGAACGGAGGGCTTTCTAGCATAAAGAACGGAGAGGCCGCAAACCCATCATCAGTGGCAGCAGCGCAAGCACCAGGAGGCACAGCGGGCAGCATCGTCGATGGGAGCCCAAGCGGATCAGGCCGGCTGCCCTCACCACGGCACGAATCTGCGGCCATAGCCCAGGAGCCGGCGCCGACAACAGGGAGAAGGCCACCCCGGGCTCAGAGACGACGGATCCGGGACAGGGGGCGGCGGATCTGGCGATTGACCACCGGAAGCCGACGGATGCGGCGGCCAGCGGGCGCGACCTTGACGACGTTGGCGCTGACGGGCAGGGGAAGCGGGGGAAGAAGGGAGTGGAGGAAGGGGACAGGAGGAGCGCCTCGAGGCTGACTTCAGCCTGGCTactggtcgccggcgccgcctccgggaTGGGGACCTCTCGAATTCTAGCAAGGCGTTGTGGACGCGCACGCCGCACCGCAGGCCGTCCGGCCCGCACGCCGGGCGCGGAGCCTTCCCCCGCCCCTGAAGGCGGCGTGGCCGCTccgcacgccgcacgccgcacGCCCCACGCGGCTGCGGCGGACCCGGAGGCCGAAGCGGAGGCGGCCGGGTTCACCGCGGCGGCGGACAGCCGCCTCCGTCCGCCGCCTCACCCGCGCCCAAGCGGCGGCGTCCGGGATTCCGGCGGCAGCTTGAGGACGCAGCAGGCGCGATAGACGGCAGCCTGCGAGTCACGGCCGGTGCTTTGCAGTTCACGGGCATCGCGCGGGAGGAAGACCCCGAAATTTGGTGAAAAATTAGTGCGGGAGAGGAGATGCTGGGTTCGAACCCTGGCCGATGTGTGCGGGAGAGGTGGGGGGTGGAGTGGAACCGCGCGTTACGTTGAAGCCGGAGGATGATCCATATAACATTGGCCGTTGGATCAGTTTGACGCTGAGTAAGTAGTATTTATAGCCATCGATTTTTACAGAGTGTAGTTTCTGGGTACACTTTTGTTGGTGCAATGCATACTGGACGTCTCAGCGGGGGACGGTTTCGTGAGTGGACCGAGCGTATTTCGATCCTTCCTTTAGGGGTTGACTAAAATTTGGCATCGGACAACAACAGAAAGAAACGGCAAAAATTTGAAGTAGCGGAGTCCTAGTAGCTCCAGAGTGGCACTTCTGCAACGGCGTCGTCGCAGAACGCGGTGACCGTGGACGGTGGCTCCATGAGCATCGCCTGCGCCAAGCTCGCGTAGTACAAGTCCCAGCTCATGTCACCGAGCACGTCCAGCTCGAACGGCGAGTCCTCGGTGGGCGGAGATGactcctcgccgtcgtcgtcgttggcGGGACAGGACGGCGTGGAGGACGTGGCCGAGCGCGCGTCATCCTCCGCCCGGGCCTCGCGCCGCTGGAAGTCCTCCACGGCCCCGGCGACCGCGTGGCGCACCTCGGCGAGGCTGGCGTACGAGGCGGGGACCGCGAGCAGCCACACCGAGGCGGCGAAGTTGAGGCAGGCTCCCgcgccggcgatggcgagcaTGGCGGCGtcgtgcgcgcgcgccgcggcctcggcggtgTCGAAGGTGCCGAGCCAGAGCCTGCAGCCGCGGCGGCCCGGCACGCGCACCTCGCACACCCACCgcccggcgtggccgcggcgccggACGCCGCGGAACACGGGGTGCCGCGTCTCCCGGAACTTGgtccgccccgccggccgcttCGGCGGCGACGTCCACACCGTCGGGTGGTGCTCCGACGAGGTGGAGGCCGACGGCGAGCCAGACTCGGCGCTCATCTCCTTCTTGATCAGGCACATCTTCCTCTCGTCAGGTCTCGATTGCTTCGCTCGGAGGTGTCGGTCTGCCTTGCTGCTGCTTGAATTGCGCCTCGAGTGGTTTTGGGATGCGAATGGCGGATTTGCGGCTCGTATTTATAGGTGGTGGCTGGCTGGAGGCAGCTTGCGAAGCGCGGGAAGGGAGAGCCGGAGAAACAGAGCAAAGGGCGTTTCATCTGGCTAAGGCCCGGGGGATGCAACTTGCAACCAGGCAACAGGGTCGCCCTGAGAGCGACCTGGTTTTCTTTTCTTAATGGCAACTTGCAACCTCAAGACTGCTTTTGCTTCCGGTGCCGGTCCCTGTCTCTGGTTACCAGCAGCTGTTTTTAGCCTTGTCAAATGTCATTTGTGGTTTGCTAGGTTCATGATAAGGTAAACAAATGTTTTTTAAAGGTAAAGAAATTGTTGCAGTTTGCAATTTTTGTGCTTGGTGCAGTCACGGTACTAGGAACTCGACTCAGGGAGTCAGGGTGCTATCCACACGGTCAGTGGTGAGCCCATCAAATTGATGGTCTCATTACAAGAGATTTCATCTTCTGGCGGAGAAAAAGATCCAATATAGTATGTTTCTCGGAAATAGAATTGGGATTATGGTGTGCTAGTGACATTCAGCATCTCCGTGCAATCGTACCATTGCCctttttacccttctttttTGCTTTGCCGCATGATGGCACACAAATTCAGAGAATAAAAAATGATCTCATCAGAAATTTACTTACCATTTGAAAGTTCAActtcaaatttcaaaatttgaGCCTTTCACCTTGTATAtctagattttattttcacatTCAGTCGGACAagtcgccccctccccctccttcctTTCGGGAGGCTTTCTTAAGAACATGTTATCATGTCAAGGCTTGGGGGCAAAGAATATTTCTCTTGCCAATGTGTAGATACCTCGCGAATTCAATAGAAACTAGGCGTatggcccgcgcatttgcgcggctagtattgaaaattcaaaatttttgatgtcgttgtatccttactatttttaaatattataCACTTTGATCTACAATTATATTTATTGTTGCTTAagacaattcaaatatgatctacaatttgatttgttgagctttaataatattatgtatataattattcttattttatttttattttgattggttgttgttagttttagtttttattaatagtatatatttacaactgatacatagctaaatggtattttatatttaatttttcataatggcattggtgggtgatttttaattggGCACACGGGtagagctttaataatattatgcatatagttattcttattttgtttttattttgattggttgttgttagttttagtttttattaatagtatatgtttgtaactgatacatagctaaatggtattttatatttaatttttcataatgacattggtgggtgatttttaattaggcacacgggtattttaggctaatttttatcgtaatggcagtgggggtaatttataaacatgtataAGGGTATTTTAGACTAtaatgacagtggtgggtaattttaatttttcttttttcttcgattaatgtgggaatttctaggccttgagagcgaacgtggaggctccgtttgttgccCAAATAATgagataatagatagattggGCCTAGACATAGCCCCCACCCCCAGTAATAAAGAAGATCTTGCAAACAGGATTGGAAGTGTTCAAACCCTAGTGCATACATATGGAGCACACGAatttgagaaagaaaaaaaagctgaTCTTTGGTGCTTGTGCAGAGAAAATATTTAAATCGAGAAATGGATAAAGTTACTAAAACGGCGAAGGAAAACATGACTAGCCTCGTCTGCACTACCGTAGGGGATTTTTCCCACTGACCTATGGTCTTCGGCCCGTGGAAGACCTGAGCTATCGTTGTTTAATGTTAAATGTAGCTTTTAGAGTGTTTGAGTTAAAAGCTCTTTTTATATAATATTAAGTCTGTAAGAATTCGAAATTTTGCTTCTCTCCTTAAATGACAGGCGGTGCTCCtccaaatttttcaaaaaaaaaaggtcccAGCATAGTGGAGCCCGTGTGGCAGCAGCCTTCTGTATACAGTCGAGCTAGCAAATCTGATCCAGCCACGTAAGGAAGTCTTTGACGCCAGACGCCACTAATAAATAACTCTCAAAATTCCAGGCCTCAGGAAAAAAAACTGTAAAAATTCCAGGGGACGCCTCGAACCATCCCGGCGATGGCGACATGACTGCGCCGCGAAACCGGGACCGGGTCGTCCACTCCCGAATCCACCATCCCAGGAGGCGAGCCCTCGGTATCCGAAAAGCGGCGGGCAGCAGAGTCGCATCGCAGCAGTCCAGCTCCAGCAGACGACGACGGGAAGCTGCCGTTCCCACTTGCAGCAGGCTCCGGTGATCCCATGCCATCCCAACGTGCGCGCAAACGGACAGAAAACAACTTTTTGGTCAATCAGTCCGCCCCCGCCCAAGTTGTTGGAGCCTGCTGGAGGTGCTTGTGTTTCCCCCTTTCCCCGCTCCGCTCGTCACCACCCGATCACCCAACCACCCCATCCCCCGCCGTCGCGCTCGCGCCCAGAAAGTCGCGGCTGCGTTTAATACGAAAAGGCGatgggctctctctctctcgtcgtCCCGTGCGCGTCCGCCCGCCGGCGCACGGTGGCCGCCGTCGTGCTGCTCGGGCAAGATCGGGGACGACGGGGACCCCGAGCACGCGAGGAGCGATCGGCCAAGGCCGACCGAACCCAGGCGTGGCCTCTGGCCCTCTGCTGCTTGCTCCCGGCAGTCCAGTGAGTCTCCCGCGGTTGGTGGTGGGGCGGGGAGCGCACCACTCCACTTGCCGGCAGCGATGGCGACGTCGCGTGCTCTGCTCTGCATCCGTCCCCTCCGTTTACACGCGCCTTTTGTTGGCCCCGGGCTGGACCTGGACGGCTCGTCCCATCCCAATCCTCTCTTCTTCACTCTACCTCGATTAAAAATAGCGGCAAGGGGTAAAgccgtccgctgatgctgacgGTCCTGGAAGATGGGGACGGATACTTAGCATCTACTACTAACCACgactgattttcttttcttttttttttttaaaaaagaacggAAGCGCTAACGGCTCACCCTCATCTCGTGGGAGCCAGCTACAAGTGGAGTGTACCAACAAAGGGGGAGGTATCTTGGTGCCAACCCGCAATTCTTTTCCTGCTAAAGTATTGTTCTTTGCGCCGGGGTTCTTTGAACGAACGATCCCAGATGCGATTTCGGTCGGGGCTAGGTTTTGCATAATCATCGCAACGGTGGATGCTGACAGGTACTAGGTGCTACCAGCGATCTGGGCACATCAAATTCCCTCGTTTAATGGGGgcgtgtaaagtttttgaaatggatttttttcatatttaaagtattaaatactccatgcatgtaaggGCTgtgtttaggccctgtttggaaccaaatttttttcagaagtctctatcacatcaaaaggaattttactattttatagtattaaataaaatctgtttataaatgttttttgacagctgagtgctttttcgcgagacgaatttaatgagtctaattaattcataatttgtacagtgatgctatagagGTTCTGCTACAgcctaatcatagattaagatacctcattagattcgtcttgcagtttagcccaagggttcagttagttttataattaatatttatttaatacttctaaatactaaaaaatcacagggacttaaaaaaatccctggaaccaaacaactccttagttccgcg
This portion of the Panicum virgatum strain AP13 chromosome 2N, P.virgatum_v5, whole genome shotgun sequence genome encodes:
- the LOC120661301 gene encoding dehydration-responsive element-binding protein 1A-like, which gives rise to MCLIKKEMSAESGSPSASTSSEHHPTVWTSPPKRPAGRTKFRETRHPVFRGVRRRGHAGRWVCEVRVPGRRGCRLWLGTFDTAEAAARAHDAAMLAIAGAGACLNFAASVWLLAVPASYASLAEVRHAVAGAVEDFQRREARAEDDARSATSSTPSCPANDDDGEESSPPTEDSPFELDVLGDMSWDLYYASLAQAMLMEPPSTVTAFCDDAVAEVPLWSY